The following proteins come from a genomic window of Diprion similis isolate iyDipSimi1 chromosome 8, iyDipSimi1.1, whole genome shotgun sequence:
- the LOC124409280 gene encoding uncharacterized protein LOC124409280 isoform X1, with translation MANLLLKDALSGLIAVEDIIDWLTTDDVENSKWDNFNKSGCTQCDFLLYFLSFLREQTKSVLHGSYNARQTPTKEIQCCGSTNDRLQKTNERTHRRVSLFNADANSVPDSKNEDTQGLRGHARNNVSAVSKQEISSITNTVKLNNKSLLRETDAISEGQAMFNVHRIGGNQSLSIPTSTKTPEKMRVDRNSSDGSDIAKKTTTSTPLVETDPSSKVHKIFNGFSQHVSKADALGLTTDENFQLCSTPDMKTLSTKKSECYTGILENLTNCNENFDISNCLSVSKNDKTPNKLSSSYRNGIKDGSLANTSSVFGDSNNDWHHLNSLNMSPESKNSTVDESVVLSNFTIVNNNCETPISPLYINNAMTPQNSKLSYSRSVERYQYSKSSPQHFNDNSPKQGSHHIQRNLKSTPRQNASLGDFISIDSRGSKKSSSKKTNARIQSSKSSDSEGSVMDKLSITEDGFPEIGKSCGRRKRRIKPTKLDTSDDKGIKENSTFGTISRPQIVNPQFLEILQTDKPDTTPFELERDLLRLERQKQQKSIPDTLAEHVEPCILSKTTNIKTSTAPLLTPSLQHVENRQALDKLVKIYSSLLDYNLVINPMTELNFVISLITLQHSFGNDKYQSVSNNHSLKEKSNAVRSTVEEKSLNESDECLIDKHENSKKCVDIEFLNEELGCQVLNDDNILSTDKNVSLQRKIAVDEVFENLTRSSLDCKESNCTCEGQLNLSTKKIPIPDEYFQTIHNCIYFSTSFLNTQRVLLSLLDRTTLKLLCENNRIATFSPGLQEYLSQCYRGKLNESSQLKQHFNTFSTTEANVSFQIDTDNRENFPSLVGFQSFRKQRDLFYDVMRIWETHHLAPGWVFSIALAGKIRTLLSLHNDAANYCHFARLFKSQLLLSCIGNGSKEEPVNDESFSFLKSLKHFDPEKLTRLRERLVTPLSSKGPVPPPSFPGVQEFYKDFILHAANPMFYAHLQDCLVHEIMELNDTQFTGSEIEDTETMVDQETKQNFVTCILSLRLLAKVLGFLISLPYRCEPHSLESVLATQLELRSQVLPPLNLQYCLQTAIINGKLALTVPWVVKYLALLDPVSLRLPYYRTVLEMLCYIYCESKHESRLENPLSLKVKILLKFSIGWLFELCNFPERLYFNCRLSPTHRKFKSISNFSSKNLQSTLAIEIERTGSDLNQSSNSSPCTDSLEIIDERILYVCCPFLAELKTLLIADHSNLNNSTTIRHITPVSRGFEKPFGSTSTKQLQLQLEEAFFHGQPISTRKTVDFVSERVASSCVKHICNSALPRARKKNVVKFQDALSQRILPDDINKFKSSMTAEMHSIASNLSLELKTHCEADILEMCESRTMKSIDSLLAEDTLPSVKQMCSQIAVRIATERVKNWIQSHITDGSLFFKDMEMEVDKAYKNKSNPIQFEKKIHNTDAASPTDVIIDLRSIIWELLENKGNSVNLQSVLQSLDNVYKSLTERADLLLGPEKIIGSMSVDLALFLAAHRTDIFVSEVHAKLIRIWKMECLNFLQKELILPRILSPRNIMLLANPQNPDVWLSLGKFIKRLLKEEVLNVEAFSDQCTMLLRYDWPIDILKHLSKCLTSGIEDFKSTNEESQKIKLLLQWIAETCDEMEFTFD, from the exons ATGGCGAATCTTCTACTCAAAGATGCATTAAGTGGACTAATAGCCGTGGAAGATATTATAGATTGGTTGACAACTGACGACGTCGAG AATTCGAAATGGgataatttcaacaaatctgGATGCACGCAGTGTGACTTTCTTCTGTACTTTCTAAGTTTTCTACGGGAGCAAACGAAAAG CGTACTTCACGGCTCGTATAATGCAAGACAAACTCCGACCAAAGAAATTCAATGCTGTGGTTCAACAAATGACAGATTGcagaaaacaaatgaaagaaCTCATAGACGTGTTTCATTGTTCAATGCCGATGCGAACTCAGTACCCgattcaaaaaatgaggatacCCAGGGCTTGAGAGGCCATGCGCGTAACAACGTCTCTGCTGTgtcaaaacaagaaatttcatcaataacTAACACTGTTAAATTGAACAACAAGTCTCTGTTGCGCGAGACGGATGCGATTAGTGAAGGGCAGGCCATGTTTAATGTCCATAGGATTGGGGGAAACCAAAGTTTGTCTATTCCAACAAGTACAAAAACACCGGAAAAAATGAGAGTTGATAGAAATTCATCTGACGGTTCTGACATTGCTAAAAAAACAACGACTAGCACACCATTAGTTGAGACAGATCCTTCGAGTAAGgttcataaaatattcaatggGTTTAGCCAGCACGTTTCTAAAGCAGATGCGCTTGGTCTTACtactgatgaaaattttcaactttgtagCACGCCGGACATGAAAACTTTATCTACTAAAAAATCTGAATGTTATACTGGTATTTTAGAAAACCTGACAAATtgcaacgaaaattttgatatatcGAATTGTTTGTCggtatcaaaaaatgacaaaactcCAAATAAGCTATCGAGTTCTTATAGAAATGGAATTAAGGATGGCAGCTTAGCAAACACGTCATCAGTCTTTGGCGATAGCAATAATGACTGGCATCATTTAAACAGTTTAAATATGTCTCCAGAGTCAAAGAATTCGACAGTAGATGAATCCGTTGTGCTTAGCAATTTCACGATTGTTAACAATAATTGCGAAACTCCAATATCGCCTTTGTATATTAATAATGCAATGACGCCGCAAAATTCTAAGTTGTCGTACAGCAGAAGTGTGGAGCGATATCAATATTCAAAAAGTAGTCCGCAACATTTCAACGATAATAGTCCTAAGCAAGGTTCTCATCATATCCAAAGGAACTTAAAATCTACACCCAGGCAGAACGCCAGCCTTGGAGATTTTATAAGCATTGATTCACGAGGTTCTAAAAAAAGCAGTTCGAAGAAAACAAATGCAAGAATACAATCAAGCAAGAGTAGTGATAGCGAAGGCTCGGTGATGGATAAGTTATCCATAACAGAGGATGGCTTCCCAGAGATCGGAAAGAGTTGTGGAAGAAGGAAGCGAAGAATCAAGCCAACAAAACTAGATACATCAGATGATAAAG GAATTAAAGAGAACTCAACTTTTGGAACAATAAGTAGACCACAAATAgtaaaccctcaattcttggAGATATTGCAGACTGATAAGCCTGACACAACACCATTCGAACTTGAAAGGGATTTGTTGCGATTAGAGAGACAGAAACAGCAAAAAAGCATACCCGATACATTGGCTGAACATGTTGAGCCATGTATATTGTCAAAAACAACTAATATAAAAACGTCGACTGCACCACTTTTAACTCCAAGCTTACAACACGTTGAAAATCGTCAAGCTTTGGATAAattagtaaaaatttattctagcTTGTTGGATTATAATTTAGTTATAAACCCTATGACGGAATTGAATTTTGTGATATCTTTAATTACTTTGCAACATTCATTTGGAAATGATAAATATCAGTCAGTTTCGAACAATCACAGCTTGAAAGAAAAGAGTAATGCAGTGAGATCAactgttgaagaaaaatctctTAACGAGAGTGATGAGTGTCTGATCGATAAgcatgaaaattcgaaaaagtgtgtagatatcgaatttttgaacGAAGAACTTGGATGTCAGGTTCTGAATGACGATAATATTTTAAGTACAGACAAAAATGTTTCATTGCAACGTAAAATCGCAGTTGATGAAGTATTTGAGAATTTGACAAGATCGTCACTGGATTGCAAAGAAAGTAATTGTACATGCGAAGGTCAGTTGAAcctttcaacgaaaaaaattcctattccagatgaatattttcaaacgataCACAActgcatatatttttcaacctccTTCTTGAACACTCAAAGAGTGTTGTTAAGTTTGTTAGATAGAACTACGTTGAAGTTGCtttgtgaaaataatcgaattgCTACATTTTCACCTGGTCTACAAGAATACCTAAGTCAGTGCTACAgaggaaaattgaatgaatcaaGTCAACTCAAGCAACACTTTAATACTTTCAG TACCACCGAAGCAAATGTTAGCTTTCAAATCGATACGGacaatcgtgaaaattttccctctcttGTTGGCTTTCAAAGCTTTAGGAAACAGCGTGACTTGTTTTATGATGTGATGAGAATTTGGGAAACTCATCATCTAGCACCTGGGTGGGTGTTTTCTATTGCACTAGCGGGAAAAATTCGGACACTGCTATCTTTGCATAACGACGCAGCAAAttattgtcactttgcaaGACTATTTAAGTCTCAGTTATTGTTATCCTGCATTGGAAATGGATCTAAG GAGGAGCCTGTAAACGATGAAAGCTTCAGCTTTCTTAAATCATTGAAACATTTTGACCCAGAGAAATTGACACGACTACGTGAAAGATTAGTTACGCCACTTTCATCCAAAGGACCCGTTCCACCTCCGTCATTTCCCGGAGTACaagaattttataaagatTTTATTCTGCATGCTGCAAATCCTATGTTCTATGCTCATCTCCAAGATTGTTTGGTCCATGAGATAATGGAGCTGAATGATACCCAATTCACGGGAAGTGAAATTGAAGATACAG aGACAATGGTTGACCAGGAGACGAAACAGAATTTTGTTACGTGCATTTTGAGTTTAAGACTTCTTGCTAAAGTATTAGGATTCCTAATTTCTTTGCCATACAGATGTGAACCACACTCGCTTGAAAGTGTCTTGGCTACGCAACTTGAGCTACGAAGTCAA GTTCTCCCGCCCTTAAATCTTCAATATTGTCTTCAAACTGCAATAATTAATGGAAAGTTAGCTCTCACTGTACCGTGGGTGGTCAAATACTTGGCCTTATTGGATCCCGTGTCCTTACGATTGCCCTATTACAGGACAGTGTTGGAAATGTTGTGCTACATTTACTGCGAATCAAAACATGAATCGAGACTTGAAAATCCTTTGTCGTTGAAAGTAAAGATTCTGTTGAAATTCAGCATTGGATGGCTTTTTGAACTCTGTAACTTTCCAGAAAGATTATACTTCAATTGCAGATTATCTCCAACtcatagaaaattcaaatcaatcaGCAATTTCAGTTCTAAGAATTTACAAAGTACTCTTGCTATAGAAATCGAACGAACAGGCAGTGATCTCAATCAGTCAAGTAACTCTAGCCCTTGCACAGACAGTCTCGAGATAATAGACGAAAGGATATTGTACGTGTGTTGCCCATTCTTGGCTGAACTGAAAACGCTCTTAATAGCAGATCATTCTAACTTGAATAACAGCACCACAATTCGCCATATAACACCTGTTTCGCGTGGTTTTGAAAAACCATTCGGTAGTACCAGTACTAAGCAGTTACAG tTGCAACTGGAGGAAGCATTTTTTCATGGTCAACCAATCTCTACCCGAAAAACGGTTGATTTTGTATCTGAACGGGTTGCATCCAGTTGTGTAAAACACATTTGTAATTCTGCTTTACCAcgggcaagaaaaaaaaatgtagtcaAGTTTCAGGATGCCCTTTCTCAACGTATATTACCTGACGATATCAATAAATTCAAG TCTTCTATGACAGCGGAAATGCATTCAATTGCATCGAATTTGTCGTTGGAATTGAAGACACATTGTGAAGCAGACATTTTGGAAATGTGTGAATCTCGTACTATGAAGTCTATTGACTCTCTTTTAGCAGAGGACACATTACCATCTGTTAAACAGATGTGTTCTCAAATTGCGGTCAGAATAGCAACAGAGAGGGTTAAAAACTGGATTCAGTCCCACATTACCGATGGATCCTTATTTTTCAAGGATATGGAAATGGAGGTCGACAAagcttataaaaataaaagcaatcCTATTcagtttgaaaagaaaattcataataCTGATGCAGCATCTCCTACTGATGTGATAATTGACCTTCGA TCAATAATTTGGGAACTGTTGGAGAATAAGGGAAATTCTGTGAATTTGCAAAGTGTTTTACAATCTTTAGACAATGTATATAAATCTTTAACGGAAAGAGCAGATTTATTACTTGGtccagaaaaaataattggctCCATGAGTGTTGACTTGGCATTATTCTTAG CTGCACATAGAACggatatttttgtttcggaagTTCACGCTAAGCTAATTCGAATATGGAAAATGgagtgtttaaattttttgcaaaaagaattaattttgccTAGAATTCTTAGTCCACGAAACATTATGCTTCTGGCAAACCCACAAAATCCAGATGTATGGTTGTCtcttggaaaatttataaaaagacTGTTGAAAGAAGAAGTTTTAAATGTTGAGGCTTTCAGCGATCAATGTACAATGCTGTTGAGATATGATTGGCCAATA GATATATTGAAACATTTATCGAAATGTTTGACCAGTGGAAttgaagatttcaaatctacgaACGAGGaaagtcaaaaaattaaactactGCTTCAATGGATAGCGGAGACTTGTGATGAGATGGAATTTACGTTCGACTGA
- the LOC124409280 gene encoding codanin-1 isoform X3: MANLLLKDALSGLIAVEDIIDWLTTDDVENSKWDNFNKSGCTQCDFLLYFLSFLREQTKSVLHGSYNARQTPTKEIQCCGSTNDRLQKTNERTHRRVSLFNADANSVPDSKNEDTQGLRGHARNNVSAVSKQEISSITNTVKLNNKSLLRETDAISEGQAMFNVHRIGGNQSLSIPTSTKTPEKMRVDRNSSDGSDIAKKTTTSTPLVETDPSSKVHKIFNGFSQHVSKADALGLTTDENFQLCSTPDMKTLSTKKSECYTGILENLTNCNENFDISNCLSVSKNDKTPNKLSSSYRNGIKDGSLANTSSVFGDSNNDWHHLNSLNMSPESKNSTVDESVVLSNFTIVNNNCETPISPLYINNAMTPQNSKLSYSRSVERYQYSKSSPQHFNDNSPKQGSHHIQRNLKSTPRQNASLGDFISIDSRGSKKSSSKKTNARIQSSKSSDSEGSVMDKLSITEDGFPEIGKSCGRRKRRIKPTKLDTSDDKVSNNHSLKEKSNAVRSTVEEKSLNESDECLIDKHENSKKCVDIEFLNEELGCQVLNDDNILSTDKNVSLQRKIAVDEVFENLTRSSLDCKESNCTCEGQLNLSTKKIPIPDEYFQTIHNCIYFSTSFLNTQRVLLSLLDRTTLKLLCENNRIATFSPGLQEYLSQCYRGKLNESSQLKQHFNTFSTTEANVSFQIDTDNRENFPSLVGFQSFRKQRDLFYDVMRIWETHHLAPGWVFSIALAGKIRTLLSLHNDAANYCHFARLFKSQLLLSCIGNGSKEEPVNDESFSFLKSLKHFDPEKLTRLRERLVTPLSSKGPVPPPSFPGVQEFYKDFILHAANPMFYAHLQDCLVHEIMELNDTQFTGSEIEDTETMVDQETKQNFVTCILSLRLLAKVLGFLISLPYRCEPHSLESVLATQLELRSQVLPPLNLQYCLQTAIINGKLALTVPWVVKYLALLDPVSLRLPYYRTVLEMLCYIYCESKHESRLENPLSLKVKILLKFSIGWLFELCNFPERLYFNCRLSPTHRKFKSISNFSSKNLQSTLAIEIERTGSDLNQSSNSSPCTDSLEIIDERILYVCCPFLAELKTLLIADHSNLNNSTTIRHITPVSRGFEKPFGSTSTKQLQLQLEEAFFHGQPISTRKTVDFVSERVASSCVKHICNSALPRARKKNVVKFQDALSQRILPDDINKFKSSMTAEMHSIASNLSLELKTHCEADILEMCESRTMKSIDSLLAEDTLPSVKQMCSQIAVRIATERVKNWIQSHITDGSLFFKDMEMEVDKAYKNKSNPIQFEKKIHNTDAASPTDVIIDLRSIIWELLENKGNSVNLQSVLQSLDNVYKSLTERADLLLGPEKIIGSMSVDLALFLAAHRTDIFVSEVHAKLIRIWKMECLNFLQKELILPRILSPRNIMLLANPQNPDVWLSLGKFIKRLLKEEVLNVEAFSDQCTMLLRYDWPIDILKHLSKCLTSGIEDFKSTNEESQKIKLLLQWIAETCDEMEFTFD, from the exons ATGGCGAATCTTCTACTCAAAGATGCATTAAGTGGACTAATAGCCGTGGAAGATATTATAGATTGGTTGACAACTGACGACGTCGAG AATTCGAAATGGgataatttcaacaaatctgGATGCACGCAGTGTGACTTTCTTCTGTACTTTCTAAGTTTTCTACGGGAGCAAACGAAAAG CGTACTTCACGGCTCGTATAATGCAAGACAAACTCCGACCAAAGAAATTCAATGCTGTGGTTCAACAAATGACAGATTGcagaaaacaaatgaaagaaCTCATAGACGTGTTTCATTGTTCAATGCCGATGCGAACTCAGTACCCgattcaaaaaatgaggatacCCAGGGCTTGAGAGGCCATGCGCGTAACAACGTCTCTGCTGTgtcaaaacaagaaatttcatcaataacTAACACTGTTAAATTGAACAACAAGTCTCTGTTGCGCGAGACGGATGCGATTAGTGAAGGGCAGGCCATGTTTAATGTCCATAGGATTGGGGGAAACCAAAGTTTGTCTATTCCAACAAGTACAAAAACACCGGAAAAAATGAGAGTTGATAGAAATTCATCTGACGGTTCTGACATTGCTAAAAAAACAACGACTAGCACACCATTAGTTGAGACAGATCCTTCGAGTAAGgttcataaaatattcaatggGTTTAGCCAGCACGTTTCTAAAGCAGATGCGCTTGGTCTTACtactgatgaaaattttcaactttgtagCACGCCGGACATGAAAACTTTATCTACTAAAAAATCTGAATGTTATACTGGTATTTTAGAAAACCTGACAAATtgcaacgaaaattttgatatatcGAATTGTTTGTCggtatcaaaaaatgacaaaactcCAAATAAGCTATCGAGTTCTTATAGAAATGGAATTAAGGATGGCAGCTTAGCAAACACGTCATCAGTCTTTGGCGATAGCAATAATGACTGGCATCATTTAAACAGTTTAAATATGTCTCCAGAGTCAAAGAATTCGACAGTAGATGAATCCGTTGTGCTTAGCAATTTCACGATTGTTAACAATAATTGCGAAACTCCAATATCGCCTTTGTATATTAATAATGCAATGACGCCGCAAAATTCTAAGTTGTCGTACAGCAGAAGTGTGGAGCGATATCAATATTCAAAAAGTAGTCCGCAACATTTCAACGATAATAGTCCTAAGCAAGGTTCTCATCATATCCAAAGGAACTTAAAATCTACACCCAGGCAGAACGCCAGCCTTGGAGATTTTATAAGCATTGATTCACGAGGTTCTAAAAAAAGCAGTTCGAAGAAAACAAATGCAAGAATACAATCAAGCAAGAGTAGTGATAGCGAAGGCTCGGTGATGGATAAGTTATCCATAACAGAGGATGGCTTCCCAGAGATCGGAAAGAGTTGTGGAAGAAGGAAGCGAAGAATCAAGCCAACAAAACTAGATACATCAGATGATAAAG TTTCGAACAATCACAGCTTGAAAGAAAAGAGTAATGCAGTGAGATCAactgttgaagaaaaatctctTAACGAGAGTGATGAGTGTCTGATCGATAAgcatgaaaattcgaaaaagtgtgtagatatcgaatttttgaacGAAGAACTTGGATGTCAGGTTCTGAATGACGATAATATTTTAAGTACAGACAAAAATGTTTCATTGCAACGTAAAATCGCAGTTGATGAAGTATTTGAGAATTTGACAAGATCGTCACTGGATTGCAAAGAAAGTAATTGTACATGCGAAGGTCAGTTGAAcctttcaacgaaaaaaattcctattccagatgaatattttcaaacgataCACAActgcatatatttttcaacctccTTCTTGAACACTCAAAGAGTGTTGTTAAGTTTGTTAGATAGAACTACGTTGAAGTTGCtttgtgaaaataatcgaattgCTACATTTTCACCTGGTCTACAAGAATACCTAAGTCAGTGCTACAgaggaaaattgaatgaatcaaGTCAACTCAAGCAACACTTTAATACTTTCAG TACCACCGAAGCAAATGTTAGCTTTCAAATCGATACGGacaatcgtgaaaattttccctctcttGTTGGCTTTCAAAGCTTTAGGAAACAGCGTGACTTGTTTTATGATGTGATGAGAATTTGGGAAACTCATCATCTAGCACCTGGGTGGGTGTTTTCTATTGCACTAGCGGGAAAAATTCGGACACTGCTATCTTTGCATAACGACGCAGCAAAttattgtcactttgcaaGACTATTTAAGTCTCAGTTATTGTTATCCTGCATTGGAAATGGATCTAAG GAGGAGCCTGTAAACGATGAAAGCTTCAGCTTTCTTAAATCATTGAAACATTTTGACCCAGAGAAATTGACACGACTACGTGAAAGATTAGTTACGCCACTTTCATCCAAAGGACCCGTTCCACCTCCGTCATTTCCCGGAGTACaagaattttataaagatTTTATTCTGCATGCTGCAAATCCTATGTTCTATGCTCATCTCCAAGATTGTTTGGTCCATGAGATAATGGAGCTGAATGATACCCAATTCACGGGAAGTGAAATTGAAGATACAG aGACAATGGTTGACCAGGAGACGAAACAGAATTTTGTTACGTGCATTTTGAGTTTAAGACTTCTTGCTAAAGTATTAGGATTCCTAATTTCTTTGCCATACAGATGTGAACCACACTCGCTTGAAAGTGTCTTGGCTACGCAACTTGAGCTACGAAGTCAA GTTCTCCCGCCCTTAAATCTTCAATATTGTCTTCAAACTGCAATAATTAATGGAAAGTTAGCTCTCACTGTACCGTGGGTGGTCAAATACTTGGCCTTATTGGATCCCGTGTCCTTACGATTGCCCTATTACAGGACAGTGTTGGAAATGTTGTGCTACATTTACTGCGAATCAAAACATGAATCGAGACTTGAAAATCCTTTGTCGTTGAAAGTAAAGATTCTGTTGAAATTCAGCATTGGATGGCTTTTTGAACTCTGTAACTTTCCAGAAAGATTATACTTCAATTGCAGATTATCTCCAACtcatagaaaattcaaatcaatcaGCAATTTCAGTTCTAAGAATTTACAAAGTACTCTTGCTATAGAAATCGAACGAACAGGCAGTGATCTCAATCAGTCAAGTAACTCTAGCCCTTGCACAGACAGTCTCGAGATAATAGACGAAAGGATATTGTACGTGTGTTGCCCATTCTTGGCTGAACTGAAAACGCTCTTAATAGCAGATCATTCTAACTTGAATAACAGCACCACAATTCGCCATATAACACCTGTTTCGCGTGGTTTTGAAAAACCATTCGGTAGTACCAGTACTAAGCAGTTACAG tTGCAACTGGAGGAAGCATTTTTTCATGGTCAACCAATCTCTACCCGAAAAACGGTTGATTTTGTATCTGAACGGGTTGCATCCAGTTGTGTAAAACACATTTGTAATTCTGCTTTACCAcgggcaagaaaaaaaaatgtagtcaAGTTTCAGGATGCCCTTTCTCAACGTATATTACCTGACGATATCAATAAATTCAAG TCTTCTATGACAGCGGAAATGCATTCAATTGCATCGAATTTGTCGTTGGAATTGAAGACACATTGTGAAGCAGACATTTTGGAAATGTGTGAATCTCGTACTATGAAGTCTATTGACTCTCTTTTAGCAGAGGACACATTACCATCTGTTAAACAGATGTGTTCTCAAATTGCGGTCAGAATAGCAACAGAGAGGGTTAAAAACTGGATTCAGTCCCACATTACCGATGGATCCTTATTTTTCAAGGATATGGAAATGGAGGTCGACAAagcttataaaaataaaagcaatcCTATTcagtttgaaaagaaaattcataataCTGATGCAGCATCTCCTACTGATGTGATAATTGACCTTCGA TCAATAATTTGGGAACTGTTGGAGAATAAGGGAAATTCTGTGAATTTGCAAAGTGTTTTACAATCTTTAGACAATGTATATAAATCTTTAACGGAAAGAGCAGATTTATTACTTGGtccagaaaaaataattggctCCATGAGTGTTGACTTGGCATTATTCTTAG CTGCACATAGAACggatatttttgtttcggaagTTCACGCTAAGCTAATTCGAATATGGAAAATGgagtgtttaaattttttgcaaaaagaattaattttgccTAGAATTCTTAGTCCACGAAACATTATGCTTCTGGCAAACCCACAAAATCCAGATGTATGGTTGTCtcttggaaaatttataaaaagacTGTTGAAAGAAGAAGTTTTAAATGTTGAGGCTTTCAGCGATCAATGTACAATGCTGTTGAGATATGATTGGCCAATA GATATATTGAAACATTTATCGAAATGTTTGACCAGTGGAAttgaagatttcaaatctacgaACGAGGaaagtcaaaaaattaaactactGCTTCAATGGATAGCGGAGACTTGTGATGAGATGGAATTTACGTTCGACTGA